One region of Paenibacillus sp. genomic DNA includes:
- the ccsB gene encoding c-type cytochrome biogenesis protein CcsB, with the protein MIAISSNLLYAAFLLYLLSTFLFGGAIRDRRKQYDKPSKWAAAAISVTILGFIAHMGYFVTRWMAAGHAPVSNMFEFVTAFSMMFVLAFIILYFLYKVSILGSFTLPITLLMIAYGSLFPTDVSPLIPALQSDWLAIHVTTTALGSAVLASSCIAGIIYLLRSVDQTKPSMKTFWLEVIMYSIVATLAFIIITLVFRGLQYEAVYQGFDQNGRETEITYNLPSLIGPNQGELLTEGKMEAFVEVPAVIDAGKLNTVIWSVISGFLLYLFLRLILRKRISAALQPLTKNIKLDLVDEIGYRSVAIGFPIFTLGALVFAMIWAQIAWTRYWGWDPKEVWALITWLFYAAYLHLRLAKGWHGERSAWLGVIGFGIIMFNLVFVNLIIAGLHSYA; encoded by the coding sequence ATGATCGCTATTAGCAGTAACCTGCTTTATGCAGCATTCTTGTTATATTTACTTTCCACCTTTCTGTTTGGTGGAGCGATTCGCGATCGGAGAAAACAATACGATAAACCAAGTAAATGGGCTGCAGCCGCAATAAGTGTGACCATTCTAGGCTTTATTGCCCATATGGGATATTTTGTAACAAGATGGATGGCTGCCGGACACGCGCCGGTGAGCAATATGTTCGAGTTTGTAACCGCATTTTCGATGATGTTCGTGTTGGCATTCATCATCCTTTATTTTTTGTATAAAGTGTCAATCTTGGGTTCATTCACCTTGCCGATTACGTTATTAATGATTGCCTATGGAAGCTTGTTCCCGACAGATGTTTCTCCATTAATACCGGCACTGCAATCGGATTGGCTTGCGATCCATGTAACGACAACGGCACTAGGTTCAGCAGTATTAGCCAGCAGCTGTATTGCAGGTATCATTTATTTACTTCGTTCTGTCGACCAGACGAAACCGTCCATGAAAACCTTCTGGCTTGAAGTAATCATGTATTCCATCGTGGCAACACTTGCTTTTATTATCATTACATTGGTTTTTAGAGGATTGCAATATGAAGCTGTTTATCAAGGGTTCGATCAAAATGGCCGGGAGACGGAGATCACTTACAACCTTCCTTCACTTATAGGGCCTAATCAAGGCGAGTTGCTTACAGAAGGTAAAATGGAAGCTTTCGTCGAGGTACCGGCTGTTATCGACGCAGGAAAATTAAATACAGTCATTTGGTCTGTTATCTCGGGTTTTCTTTTATACCTATTCCTTAGGCTGATTTTAAGGAAAAGAATTTCTGCAGCTCTTCAGCCCTTAACAAAGAATATTAAGCTTGATTTGGTTGATGAAATTGGATATCGATCGGTTGCGATCGGATTTCCGATATTTACTTTGGGCGCACTCGTTTTTGCGATGATATGGGCTCAAATTGCTTGGACACGTTATTGGGGATGGGACCCTAAGGAAGTATGGGCACTAATTACATGGTTATTCTATGCAGCATATTTACATTTACGGCTGGCTAAAGGTTGGCATGGAGAAAGATCGGCATGGCTTGGAGTCATTGGTTTTGGAATCATTATGTTCAACCTGGTTTTTGTAAACCTGATTATCGCGGGATTACATTCTTACGCCTGA
- the resA gene encoding thiol-disulfide oxidoreductase ResA, with protein sequence MGNKKTRFLFRLGLLLIMISAITYAFYQQFFTEKDRVQAGDQAPDFVLEDLEGNQVQLSDLKGRGVFLNFWGTWCKPCEQEMPYMESQYHRYKNLGVEILAVNIAESDIAIESFVERHGLTFPVLKDKDQAVTEAYDIIPIPTSFLIDKNGKVLKVITGAMTEKDIANYMELIKS encoded by the coding sequence ATGGGGAACAAAAAGACCAGATTTCTTTTTCGCTTGGGTCTGCTGCTTATTATGATTTCGGCCATAACTTACGCGTTTTATCAGCAATTCTTTACTGAAAAAGATCGGGTTCAGGCTGGAGATCAAGCACCTGATTTTGTACTTGAAGATCTGGAAGGAAATCAAGTTCAGCTATCAGACTTAAAGGGAAGAGGAGTTTTTTTGAATTTCTGGGGGACATGGTGCAAACCATGTGAGCAGGAAATGCCTTATATGGAGAGTCAGTATCATCGCTATAAAAACCTGGGTGTAGAAATATTAGCTGTTAATATTGCGGAAAGCGACATTGCCATTGAATCTTTCGTTGAAAGACATGGACTTACCTTTCCCGTTCTGAAAGATAAAGACCAGGCAGTGACTGAAGCTTATGATATTATCCCAATTCCGACATCATTCTTAATCGATAAGAATGGAAAAGTTCTAAAGGTGATAACCGGCGCTATGACTGAGAAGGATATAGCAAATTACATGGAATTAATAAAATCATGA
- a CDS encoding multidrug effflux MFS transporter: MTNINNQHVVRLALLLGLFSTLGPFTIDMYLPAFPAITRQFGTTASLVQFSLTACLLGLGVGQLVMGSLSDGYGRRKPLLISMVVYVISSLACAFSPNIGLLIVFRFVQGFAASAGIVISRAIARDLYSGKELTKFFSMLVLVSNLGPLVAPVAGSGVLTFTTWVGVFIALSLLGMYLLVMTKWRLGESLPPDRRSSTNFVHQLHSYGVLMRDRQFLGYMLAQGIMIAGVFAYVSGTPFIYQNIYGASPTVFALLFGSNGIGLIIGSQVVGRMAHRVSEHAFVLFGLWLALVASVVVLLVAIFHGPLFTLVIPLFFFVAAIGITSTAAFPLAMESQAHMAGSAAALLGVIPFLLGAVVAPLVGIAGEDTAVPLGVIILSSSTAAMIAYFSLVRSKQALQA; encoded by the coding sequence ATGACCAATATCAACAATCAGCATGTGGTTAGACTGGCTTTACTATTGGGTTTGTTTTCGACACTGGGGCCTTTCACGATCGATATGTATTTACCGGCGTTTCCGGCGATTACGAGGCAATTCGGTACGACTGCTTCACTCGTTCAGTTTAGTCTCACCGCTTGTTTACTTGGGCTCGGCGTAGGCCAACTCGTTATGGGTTCGCTGAGCGATGGATACGGAAGGCGAAAACCTTTGCTTATCTCCATGGTCGTTTATGTCATCTCTTCATTAGCTTGCGCATTCTCACCGAATATCGGGTTGTTGATCGTTTTCCGATTCGTGCAGGGTTTCGCTGCTTCAGCGGGCATTGTTATCTCCCGTGCGATCGCACGCGACCTGTACAGTGGTAAAGAACTCACCAAATTTTTTTCGATGCTCGTGCTTGTTAGTAATTTGGGACCACTCGTAGCTCCGGTTGCCGGCAGCGGAGTTCTTACTTTCACGACATGGGTCGGTGTATTTATCGCGTTATCGTTACTAGGAATGTACTTATTAGTGATGACAAAATGGCGTTTAGGTGAGAGTTTGCCACCCGATCGCCGCAGCTCTACAAATTTCGTGCATCAACTGCACAGCTACGGTGTGCTCATGCGAGATCGCCAGTTTCTAGGCTACATGCTGGCACAAGGTATTATGATCGCTGGGGTTTTCGCGTATGTCTCCGGAACGCCCTTTATTTATCAAAATATTTATGGAGCCAGCCCCACTGTATTCGCTCTTCTTTTTGGATCTAACGGCATTGGACTGATCATAGGATCCCAAGTTGTCGGACGGATGGCGCATCGTGTTTCCGAACACGCCTTCGTGTTATTCGGCCTATGGCTTGCCTTAGTGGCAAGTGTCGTTGTCTTATTGGTAGCCATTTTCCATGGCCCACTTTTCACATTGGTCATCCCATTGTTTTTCTTTGTAGCCGCAATCGGGATTACATCAACTGCTGCATTTCCGCTTGCTATGGAAAGTCAAGCCCACATGGCGGGTAGTGCTGCTGCGTTGCTTGGCGTCATTCCTTTCTTGCTAGGTGCGGTCGTCGCTCCGTTGGTCGGCATTGCGGGAGAAGACACTGCCGTTCCTCTTGGCGTCATCATATTATCGTCTAGTACCGCTGCAATGATCGCATATTTCTCACTGGTAAGGTCTAAGCAGGCACTCCAGGCATGA
- a CDS encoding cyclophilin-like fold protein — protein MKKMLSVTLALVIVYTLTGCSGNEEESTPNGTEFEKEAPTDERIRDRSQGPTVESESIEGAKIRLKIENEEFIFTMYDSPTSRDFLSKLPLTLSFEDFGGFEKMSVLEEGLSMEDAPDGNTPITGDFAYYAPWKVVTIFYENRRYSPGLIQLGKIESGLDELVKKLGGINADFIVTIENMQ, from the coding sequence ATGAAAAAAATGTTATCGGTGACTCTTGCCCTGGTGATCGTCTACACCCTCACTGGTTGCAGCGGCAATGAGGAAGAAAGTACTCCCAATGGAACAGAGTTTGAAAAAGAAGCTCCAACGGATGAACGAATCCGAGACAGAAGTCAAGGTCCAACGGTTGAAAGCGAGAGTATAGAAGGTGCTAAGATTCGGTTGAAGATCGAAAATGAGGAATTCATTTTTACAATGTATGACAGTCCAACGAGTAGGGACTTTTTGAGCAAACTCCCGCTTACGTTATCATTCGAAGATTTCGGTGGATTCGAAAAAATGAGCGTCTTAGAAGAGGGGCTATCTATGGAAGATGCTCCGGACGGCAACACTCCTATCACCGGAGATTTCGCTTATTACGCCCCGTGGAAAGTTGTGACTATTTTCTATGAGAATCGGAGATATTCCCCCGGACTGATCCAATTAGGTAAGATCGAATCCGGTTTGGACGAGCTCGTGAAAAAACTCGGAGGGATAAATGCTGACTTTATTGTAACGATAGAAAATATGCAATAA
- a CDS encoding MoxR family ATPase translates to MHTAFAEDVNILNQLQSNLEGCIMGKEREVELLLTAVLAGGNILLEDVPGTGKTVLIKALARSVQGRFQRIQCNPDLLPTDVTGVSMYHPKQEMFRFRPGPIFSNIVLIDEINRASTKTQSALLEAMEERQVSVDGECYPLPEPFLLLATQNPIDFEGTYTLPEAQMDRFMLKFHLGYPGHETEKRILLAQETDHPVDRIEPVVTIERLTQMQERAKRVHVDEAIVDYIVSIVRSSREHPAVYLGASPRASVAMMQAAKARAYLRSRDYVIPDDIKDLTPFVLGHRLILRPEAKFDGNGLESIIESILLQVGVPVAMGK, encoded by the coding sequence ATGCATACTGCATTCGCAGAAGATGTGAACATCTTAAATCAGCTCCAATCGAACTTGGAAGGCTGCATTATGGGCAAAGAAAGGGAGGTCGAGTTGCTGCTGACAGCCGTTCTTGCAGGCGGGAACATACTTCTCGAAGACGTGCCCGGAACCGGAAAGACAGTTCTAATTAAAGCGTTGGCACGATCTGTGCAAGGCCGCTTCCAGCGCATCCAATGCAATCCTGATTTGCTGCCTACCGACGTGACAGGAGTATCCATGTACCATCCCAAACAGGAGATGTTTCGATTTCGGCCTGGGCCGATCTTTAGCAACATTGTACTGATCGACGAGATCAACCGGGCCTCGACAAAGACGCAGTCCGCGCTCCTTGAGGCTATGGAAGAGCGCCAGGTTAGCGTGGACGGCGAGTGTTATCCGCTGCCGGAGCCTTTTCTGCTGTTAGCGACGCAAAATCCAATCGATTTCGAAGGTACGTACACGCTGCCGGAAGCGCAGATGGACCGATTTATGCTGAAGTTTCATCTTGGGTACCCCGGCCACGAAACCGAGAAGCGGATTCTGCTCGCTCAGGAAACTGATCATCCGGTTGACCGGATCGAGCCCGTGGTGACGATCGAGCGTCTGACGCAAATGCAGGAACGGGCGAAACGCGTGCACGTCGATGAAGCTATCGTTGACTATATCGTCTCGATCGTGAGAAGCTCGCGCGAACATCCAGCCGTCTATCTTGGAGCCAGTCCACGTGCTTCGGTCGCCATGATGCAAGCGGCGAAAGCGAGGGCGTATTTGCGAAGCCGGGACTACGTTATACCGGACGACATCAAAGATTTGACGCCGTTCGTGCTCGGGCATCGGCTGATTTTACGCCCAGAGGCGAAATTTGACGGGAACGGTCTTGAGTCAATCATTGAGTCGATATTGCTGCAAGTGGGCGTACCCGTCGCCATGGGGAAATAG
- a CDS encoding DUF58 domain-containing protein, whose protein sequence is MGMFVAFSARYWGIVALLFISLLFLLFQGGKFAFMLFSIVAALSLYILLGRWSGVSNVRGVRTLPDTVSGGTIEAGTSVAVHVQVHIPGFWPVPYVTIQEKLTHSGGEEYTIETILIPDWKRRAEVSYVTPPLRRGVYRFEDTDCATEDIFGLFRHQGRLRLPYAFKVFPQRVDIRDWKQLHHMFRGNPHTSARTRFYRETAQVNGIREYINGDRLSRIHWHASAKTGSWKSKEFEREAIPKIVFVLDRNMSGYRNQEQFELAVSVATSLLDYAICRDMAVGLLSAGKETKVLEPERGDSQKNAIMNHFIEVELDGMNPLREVLQERVRTFIPGTLFVVVSPEFGDALAPSLVLLQQRRMMPFHMWIAAEVSLNVHEQWVQYLRAAGLSGCVVTSLDRLPLVVGGNK, encoded by the coding sequence ATGGGCATGTTCGTTGCGTTTTCGGCTCGTTATTGGGGCATCGTGGCTTTGTTGTTCATTAGTTTGTTGTTTCTTCTGTTTCAAGGCGGTAAGTTCGCTTTCATGCTTTTCAGTATCGTTGCTGCGTTAAGTCTTTATATCCTGTTGGGACGTTGGAGCGGGGTCTCGAATGTGCGCGGCGTCCGAACGCTACCGGACACCGTAAGCGGAGGGACGATTGAGGCAGGAACATCGGTTGCCGTGCATGTGCAAGTGCACATTCCCGGCTTCTGGCCCGTGCCTTACGTAACAATTCAGGAGAAGCTTACACATAGCGGGGGCGAGGAGTATACGATCGAGACGATCCTCATTCCCGATTGGAAGCGACGGGCGGAAGTTTCCTACGTAACGCCCCCGTTGCGAAGAGGAGTGTACCGATTCGAAGACACCGATTGTGCGACCGAAGACATTTTCGGTTTGTTTCGACATCAAGGGCGCCTCCGGTTGCCCTACGCCTTCAAGGTGTTTCCGCAAAGGGTGGACATTCGTGATTGGAAACAGCTACATCATATGTTTCGCGGCAATCCGCATACATCGGCGAGAACACGATTCTATCGGGAGACGGCGCAGGTCAATGGCATACGTGAATACATCAATGGGGATCGCTTGTCTAGAATTCATTGGCACGCTTCGGCTAAGACGGGGAGTTGGAAGTCGAAGGAATTCGAACGGGAAGCCATTCCCAAGATCGTTTTCGTTCTTGACAGGAACATGAGCGGTTATCGCAATCAAGAACAGTTCGAATTGGCCGTCTCCGTTGCGACTTCCCTGCTAGATTACGCAATATGCCGCGACATGGCTGTGGGGTTATTGTCAGCCGGGAAAGAAACGAAGGTTCTTGAACCCGAACGCGGCGATAGCCAGAAGAACGCGATCATGAACCATTTCATTGAAGTGGAACTTGACGGTATGAATCCGTTGCGGGAAGTCCTGCAAGAACGAGTCCGAACATTCATTCCTGGAACACTTTTTGTCGTCGTCAGCCCTGAATTCGGGGATGCGTTGGCGCCTTCCCTGGTCTTACTCCAGCAGCGCCGCATGATGCCTTTCCATATGTGGATCGCTGCAGAGGTGTCGCTGAACGTGCACGAGCAGTGGGTTCAGTATTTGCGAGCGGCCGGCTTATCGGGCTGTGTTGTAACGTCGCTGGACAGGCTGCCTTTGGTTGTAGGAGGGAACAAATAA
- a CDS encoding transglutaminase domain-containing protein, whose protein sequence is MKRWLPRDWHERLSVVLTGLFLLQYVLWIEREEGMWLPETVVIVKLTLLSTVVIEAMLRKRKVVRWCLQLAALVSATGFVLEYVPVRRDVVRFTDAVDLLRDNFMALPPFIWFSLSAWVITLFAAKLMQEKKYIITVLVFTVTTFAIRDSYGTLNLWKQAVTVIVCGLLLLTVRHFSDLKQKHPTGWPHLVKFSPFIVLSILFLITVVVTLGALAPDTRPVLTDPYTMWQTMRGDRVVFTSDGERSASSSSIASTSGYSRDDSSLGGTIAFDETPVLSAVSSHRTYWRGETRALYTGTGWVVSEAERQAATTAIARGASLPESASHRTLEVTQTITMLPGSDQEYPVLFGAYAIDRVQRVASGGADADFSSLRWSPRLSEVRWVGDDSRAYPDTYTLVSQVPIIDEEALRSVSEGLPIEAEFEPYLALPETLPSRVTDLALQVTESGESMYDKAKLLEQYLSSSYAYTTAPDQSRGQSHDFVDRFLFEIREGYCDYYSTAMVVMARSIGIPARWVKGFAPGELTGDGVYTVRNSDAHSWVEAYFPGYGWIPFEPTAGFELPVHHPDEGAIADLPSEPVPELVLEEEPNSDIEISTELESDVPASIINGGFPHSFVWAVGAVWTCMLLALGLVYRKIWPGRDQLAANRFAVLEFERFLLYAKRRGYTRKKHETAREALWRWFDGNQRIEKEDLESLLSFFEKAKYGNGVFSNEEMVAFSHKLQHLRQELQQRKSAWLKFIENRDH, encoded by the coding sequence ATGAAGCGATGGCTGCCGCGGGATTGGCACGAGCGGCTATCAGTCGTGCTTACGGGGTTGTTCCTTCTGCAATATGTACTTTGGATTGAGCGTGAAGAGGGGATGTGGCTACCGGAAACGGTTGTGATCGTGAAATTGACCCTTCTCTCGACGGTCGTCATTGAAGCGATGCTTCGGAAGCGCAAAGTGGTTCGATGGTGCCTTCAGCTGGCGGCGCTAGTATCCGCGACGGGGTTCGTCTTGGAGTATGTTCCGGTCCGCCGCGACGTTGTTCGTTTCACAGACGCGGTCGACCTTCTACGCGACAATTTCATGGCGCTGCCGCCTTTCATCTGGTTCTCTTTATCGGCCTGGGTAATTACGCTGTTCGCAGCGAAGCTAATGCAGGAAAAGAAATATATAATAACCGTACTCGTATTCACGGTCACAACCTTCGCCATTCGAGATTCTTACGGTACACTCAACCTTTGGAAACAGGCGGTGACGGTGATCGTCTGCGGCTTATTGTTGTTGACCGTACGCCATTTCTCCGATTTGAAGCAAAAACATCCGACTGGTTGGCCGCATCTAGTCAAATTCTCGCCCTTTATCGTCCTGTCGATACTCTTCCTGATCACGGTCGTCGTAACGCTTGGAGCTCTGGCGCCGGATACCCGACCGGTACTGACAGATCCCTATACGATGTGGCAAACCATGAGAGGCGATCGAGTCGTATTTACGAGCGACGGGGAACGGTCAGCTTCGTCTTCCAGCATTGCTTCAACCTCCGGGTACAGCCGAGACGATTCGTCGCTCGGCGGAACGATCGCCTTCGACGAGACGCCGGTTTTGTCGGCTGTCTCTTCGCATCGAACATACTGGCGCGGCGAAACCCGCGCGTTATATACAGGCACCGGATGGGTCGTGAGCGAGGCGGAGCGCCAGGCTGCGACGACCGCCATTGCGCGGGGGGCCTCTCTTCCGGAAAGCGCGAGCCATAGAACACTCGAAGTTACGCAGACGATAACGATGCTTCCTGGTTCGGACCAGGAGTATCCGGTACTGTTTGGAGCGTACGCGATCGACAGGGTGCAACGCGTCGCAAGCGGCGGAGCGGACGCGGACTTTTCTTCTCTTCGATGGTCACCGAGGTTGTCCGAAGTACGGTGGGTCGGCGACGACTCGCGAGCGTACCCGGATACTTACACGTTGGTTTCCCAGGTGCCCATCATCGACGAAGAAGCGCTACGGAGCGTGTCTGAAGGGCTCCCGATCGAGGCCGAATTCGAACCGTACTTGGCTTTGCCGGAGACGCTCCCGTCCAGAGTAACGGACTTGGCCCTCCAGGTGACGGAGTCGGGTGAAAGTATGTACGACAAGGCCAAACTGCTCGAGCAGTATTTATCCAGTTCTTATGCGTATACCACTGCTCCAGACCAGAGCCGTGGTCAAAGCCATGATTTTGTCGACCGATTTTTGTTCGAAATTAGGGAAGGCTACTGCGACTATTATTCAACAGCGATGGTCGTCATGGCGCGTTCGATTGGCATCCCGGCCCGTTGGGTAAAAGGATTTGCTCCGGGTGAATTAACCGGTGACGGGGTGTACACCGTACGTAATTCCGATGCCCACTCTTGGGTCGAGGCGTACTTTCCCGGATATGGTTGGATTCCTTTCGAACCGACAGCAGGGTTCGAACTTCCCGTTCATCATCCGGACGAAGGCGCTATTGCAGACCTACCTTCGGAACCCGTGCCGGAACTCGTGCTGGAAGAGGAGCCGAACTCTGACATAGAAATATCTACTGAGCTAGAGTCGGACGTGCCTGCGTCTATAATAAATGGCGGCTTTCCTCATTCATTCGTTTGGGCAGTTGGTGCCGTTTGGACGTGTATGCTGTTGGCATTGGGGTTGGTTTATCGCAAGATCTGGCCGGGCAGGGACCAATTAGCCGCCAACCGTTTTGCCGTACTCGAATTCGAACGTTTCCTTCTCTATGCCAAGAGAAGAGGGTATACCCGCAAGAAGCATGAAACGGCAAGGGAAGCGTTGTGGAGATGGTTCGATGGTAATCAGCGGATAGAGAAAGAGGATTTAGAGTCATTACTGTCGTTCTTCGAGAAAGCTAAATATGGCAATGGGGTTTTTAGCAACGAGGAAATGGTGGCTTTCTCGCATAAATTACAACATCTTCGGCAAGAGCTACAACAGAGAAAGAGTGCTTGGTTAAAATTTATTGAGAATCGTGACCATTGA
- a CDS encoding aspartyl-phosphate phosphatase Spo0E family protein: MRNLQTVKAEIEEKRQVLINIGIRLGLTHPKTLQLSQEVDELHNELNRIVQGPRFD; this comes from the coding sequence GTGAGAAACTTGCAAACGGTAAAGGCTGAGATAGAAGAAAAACGGCAAGTACTGATTAATATAGGCATTCGGTTGGGGTTGACTCACCCCAAGACCTTACAGTTATCTCAAGAAGTTGATGAATTACACAACGAACTCAACCGTATTGTTCAGGGACCACGTTTCGACTGA
- a CDS encoding TetR/AcrR family transcriptional regulator codes for MAKVDRRIAKSQEAIKKAVLELMSEKDFNQITIQDISDRANVSRKTIYLHYMDKYDLLDKLIEEHINELQILCESSAEMDFIDGNTVWFEYLESNYLFFSTMLESKGAPSFRRQFLEFVIEQLEAEVNISEGKNQGLSKDIILRFIGGAYVEEIEWWFKNEMPYPPRVMAEQVGILIERIL; via the coding sequence ATGGCAAAGGTGGACAGAAGAATAGCCAAATCTCAAGAAGCAATAAAAAAAGCTGTTCTAGAACTGATGTCTGAAAAAGATTTTAATCAGATCACGATCCAAGATATTTCCGACAGGGCAAATGTGAGCCGAAAAACCATCTATCTTCATTACATGGACAAATACGATCTGCTAGATAAGTTGATTGAAGAGCATATTAATGAACTCCAGATTTTGTGCGAATCATCAGCTGAAATGGATTTTATAGACGGAAATACCGTCTGGTTCGAATACCTTGAAAGTAATTATTTATTCTTTTCGACGATGCTAGAGAGTAAAGGGGCCCCTTCATTTCGTAGACAGTTCCTTGAGTTTGTCATCGAACAGCTAGAGGCTGAAGTGAATATATCAGAAGGAAAGAATCAGGGATTAAGTAAAGATATTATTCTTCGATTTATTGGAGGGGCATACGTAGAAGAAATAGAATGGTGGTTCAAGAATGAAATGCCTTATCCGCCCCGTGTAATGGCAGAACAAGTGGGGATTTTAATTGAAAGGATCTTATAA
- a CDS encoding aldo/keto reductase, which translates to MEYVKLGNSGLDVSRICLGCMSFGIGERGDFPWALNEESSRPMIKKALELGINFFDTANIYSDGTSEEITGRILRDYANRDEIVIATKVYFRVRKGPNGAGLSRKAIMSEIDKSLKRLGTDYVDLYQIHRWDYDTPIEETMEVLHDVVKAGKARYIGASSMYAWQLMKANHVAEKNGWTKFVSMQNHLNLLYREEEREMLPLCKEEKIAVVPWSPLAAGRLTQPWGTAADLRSKVDEIGKIIYSATADSDRKVVDRLEELANIRGVPMAQIALAWLLQKEPVAAPIVGATEISHIEQAAGALSIKLTPDEVAFLEELYVPHPVLGMFQN; encoded by the coding sequence TTGGAATATGTGAAACTTGGCAATTCGGGATTGGATGTATCGCGGATTTGTCTCGGTTGTATGAGCTTTGGTATTGGAGAACGTGGCGATTTTCCATGGGCTCTTAATGAGGAAAGCAGTCGTCCGATGATTAAAAAAGCGCTGGAGTTAGGGATTAATTTTTTTGATACCGCAAATATTTATTCGGACGGGACAAGCGAGGAAATTACCGGGCGAATTTTAAGGGATTATGCAAACCGGGATGAGATTGTTATTGCGACAAAGGTTTATTTTCGCGTGCGGAAAGGTCCAAATGGTGCCGGGCTTTCCCGTAAAGCAATTATGAGTGAAATCGATAAAAGTCTTAAGCGCCTTGGGACCGACTATGTAGATCTGTATCAAATCCATCGCTGGGATTACGACACTCCCATTGAAGAGACGATGGAAGTATTACATGATGTGGTGAAAGCAGGAAAAGCGAGATACATCGGTGCTTCTTCCATGTACGCTTGGCAGTTAATGAAGGCTAACCATGTAGCGGAGAAGAACGGATGGACCAAGTTTGTTAGCATGCAAAATCACCTCAACCTCCTCTACCGTGAGGAAGAGAGAGAGATGCTGCCGCTTTGTAAGGAAGAGAAAATCGCTGTGGTACCGTGGAGCCCGCTCGCTGCGGGAAGATTAACCCAGCCATGGGGGACAGCAGCCGACCTTCGCTCCAAAGTAGATGAAATTGGAAAAATAATTTATTCGGCAACAGCCGATTCTGACCGAAAAGTTGTCGACCGCCTAGAGGAACTAGCGAATATACGCGGCGTACCAATGGCGCAAATTGCACTTGCCTGGTTGCTTCAGAAAGAACCGGTAGCGGCTCCGATTGTTGGCGCGACGGAAATTTCTCATATTGAACAAGCTGCCGGCGCCCTTTCGATCAAATTGACACCTGATGAGGTTGCATTCCTGGAAGAACTGTATGTTCCGCATCCGGTGCTCGGTATGTTCCAAAATTAA
- a CDS encoding NAD(P)-dependent alcohol dehydrogenase: protein MCNNHANNLTRALSVPSAKTAFEQTTIERRELKPEDVLIDIKYCGICHSDIHLAHNDFGSGIYPMVPGHEITGVVTAVGTNVTKFAVGDRVGVGCFVDSCGECKYCVRGEEQFCTKGVVIVFNSLDYDGQMTYGGYSQKIVVKDNFVVHIPDGLELDVASPLLCAGITTYSPLKHWNIGPGKKVAIVGMGGLGHIAVQFAHALGAEVTVLSQTMNKKDEALKLGADDFFATNDPATFNELAGRFDFILNSVSANIDVDAYLSLLDVDGTLVNVGLSNQPDQYNVFSLFAGRRSIAASNVGGIPETQEMLDFFAQHGIAPMIEVIRADQVDEAYERILRNDVRYRFVIDMSTL, encoded by the coding sequence ATGTGCAATAATCATGCAAACAATTTGACTCGTGCGCTAAGCGTACCAAGTGCCAAAACAGCATTTGAGCAGACGACAATCGAACGCAGAGAGTTAAAACCGGAAGATGTACTCATTGATATTAAGTATTGTGGCATTTGCCACTCTGATATTCACCTTGCTCACAATGATTTTGGCAGTGGGATCTATCCAATGGTCCCCGGTCATGAAATTACCGGGGTCGTGACGGCGGTCGGAACAAACGTAACTAAATTCGCTGTTGGGGATCGCGTTGGCGTTGGTTGCTTTGTGGACTCCTGTGGAGAATGCAAATATTGCGTCCGTGGGGAGGAGCAATTTTGTACAAAGGGCGTCGTTATTGTATTTAATTCGTTAGACTACGATGGGCAAATGACATACGGTGGATATAGCCAAAAAATTGTTGTAAAGGATAACTTTGTTGTCCATATTCCTGACGGTTTGGAACTAGATGTGGCTAGCCCGCTGTTGTGTGCAGGTATCACGACCTACTCTCCTTTGAAACACTGGAACATCGGGCCGGGCAAGAAGGTTGCCATCGTAGGGATGGGGGGGCTCGGGCACATTGCAGTCCAATTCGCGCATGCTTTGGGTGCTGAAGTAACGGTCTTGAGCCAGACGATGAATAAGAAAGATGAAGCCCTGAAATTGGGCGCAGACGATTTCTTTGCAACCAATGATCCGGCAACTTTCAATGAATTGGCTGGACGATTTGACTTCATCTTAAACAGCGTATCCGCAAATATTGACGTTGATGCGTATTTATCCCTGCTTGATGTAGACGGTACACTTGTAAATGTCGGTCTGTCAAATCAACCAGATCAGTACAATGTTTTCTCCTTATTTGCAGGGCGCCGCAGCATCGCTGCTTCCAACGTCGGTGGAATTCCGGAAACACAAGAGATGCTCGATTTTTTTGCTCAGCATGGTATTGCTCCAATGATTGAGGTAATCCGTGCTGATCAGGTTGACGAAGCGTATGAGCGTATCCTCCGCAATGACGTGCGTTACCGATTCGTGATCGATATGTCTACATTGTAA